Proteins from one Coffea arabica cultivar ET-39 chromosome 8c, Coffea Arabica ET-39 HiFi, whole genome shotgun sequence genomic window:
- the LOC113705846 gene encoding uncharacterized protein, with protein sequence MTEEEIARTFIKTHDPPYFEEIFCMTGSSFAAIINKLEEYDEFVKAGKIVNVFALKLQLDALQNQSNSGKKPPFKKKEGKTAFLKATGKIGTVPPELYPKGIPPDYDPQAICAYHSGSPGHTTGNCWALKYKIQDMIDSGDILLRRKGEQGLNVNKNLLPEHGSTVGVIIADRDFIDPTQYIVDEIEVFDVMEADHARMRKLSSVEKSMINDNVEKKLKSFVFEKEEPFIPEGGVSEVDKSPFILDLPNFEWDISEPVILEFSEQMPVNNLQEVPWNYKESILLVGDKTCLKEDVSTITTSGRIMENSDIDVQSRAKVKSPTPKPRVSENEVVDFLKMLKRSEYKIVEQLDRMPAQISFLNLLLISKLHREALLKILNEAQVPKDIPVDKFSNIVGNILAANRIAFSDDDLTAEGIGHNRVLYISVRCNGKLLPRVLVDNGSALNNCPWNTLTKLGFLDIKLRPSATVV encoded by the exons ATGACTGAGGAGGAGATTGCTCGTACTTTTATCAAGACTCACGATCCACCCTATTTTGAAGAGATTTTTTGCATGACTGGAAGTTCGTTTGCTGCTATCATTAACAAGTTAGAGGAGTATGATGAATTTGTCAAAGcggggaagattgttaatgtatTTGCATTAAAGTTGCAATTGGATGCTTTACAAAATCAAAGCAACAGTGGGAAAAAACCCccatttaaaaagaaagaaggaaaaactgcTTTT TTAAAAGCAACTGGAAAAATTGGCACCGTTCCTCCCGAACTTTATCCCAAAGGCATTCCTCCAGATTATGATCCGCAAGCAatttgtgcttatcattctggaaGTCCAGGTCATACCACTGGCAATTGTTGGGCTTTAAAATATAAgattcaagacatgattgaCTCTGGCGACATCCTTCTCAGAAGAAAGGGTGAACAAGGACTGAATGTCAATAAGAATCTTTTACCTGAGCATGGGAGCACTGTGGGAGTTATCATCGCTGATAGAGATTTTATCGATCCCACTCAATACATTGTAGATGAAATTGAGGTGTTTGATGTAATGGAGGCTGACCACGCCAGAATGAGAAAATTGTCTTCTGTTGAAAAGTCCATGATCAATGATAATGTTGAGAAAAAGTTgaaatcttttgtatttgaaaaagAGGAGCCGTTTATACCGGAAGGGGGAGTTTCTGAGGTTGACAAATCTCCTTTTATTCTGGATCTACCAAATTTTGAATGGGATATATCAGAGCCTGTCATTCTTGAATTTTCAGAACAAATGCCTGTCAATAACCTGCAAGAGGTGCCATGGAACTACAAGGAGTCTATTTTGCTGGTTGGAGATAAAACATGCTTAAAGGAAGATGTATCTACTATTACCACGTCTGGGAGAATCATGGAAAACTCTGATATTGATGTTCAATCCAGGGCTAAGGTTAAATCTCCGACACCCAAGCCTCGTGTGTCTGAAAATGAAGTTGTAGATTTTCTAAAGATGCTGAAGAGAAGTGAATACAAAATAGTGGAGCAGTTGGATAGAATGCCTgctcaaatttcttttctgaatcttctcttgaTTTCCAAACTGCATAGAGAAGCATTGCTCAAAATTCTAAACGAAGCTCAAGTCCCTAAAGATATTCCGGTGGATAAATTTTCTAACATTGTGGGGAATATACTTGCTGCTAATCGCATTGCCTTCTCCGATGATGATCTGACTGCAGAAGGGATCGGGCATAACAGAGTTTTGTATATATCAGTCCGTTGCAATGGAAAGCTATTGCCGAGGGTTTTAGTGGATAATGGGTCAGCGTTGAATAACTGTCCGTGGAACACTCTCACCAAGCTTGGATTTCTTGACATTAAACTCCGTCCATCTGCAACTGTGGTTTGA